The Rhizobium leguminosarum genome includes a region encoding these proteins:
- the cckA gene encoding cell cycle histidine kinase CckA → MTKSRQADDYNAPLVDRGGRSGTVLRILLLALVLIAAAGAFVFFKKSLDNEVVLGGLGVLAMVGIFFLVSSVIGFIEVMPQRQSDSLARAFLNSHPDGTLITDEKGRIIYANAAYGALTGARKATEVQTLETLLSRHRESNEALYRLVNGLREGKEGREEFRLLRAVGPGSNSSGAHWYRLKARLLQPEENGGKPLQIWQITDITTERDDQERFFKELQNAIDYLDHAPAGFFSAGRKGEIFYLNATLAEWLGLDLTKFVPGSMTIGDVVAGEGLALIQSVQAEPGLKKTVTLDLDLRKSNGQSLPVQIIHSVTSMRDGAPGESRTIVLAREKSDAGGQSASAAAMRFTRFFNNTPMAIASVDGNGRILRTNAPFLKMFSGVVSRDDLEKAPHLETIVQESDRPQLAAALAAAKDRQGDIAPLDTRTPTDEARYFRFYVNAVIDQSDEAPEEAAIVYAVEVTEQKALEAQMAQTQKMNAVGTLAGGIAHDFNNVLTAILLSSDHLLLQARPSDASFADLIEIKRNANRAAVLVRQLLAFSRKQTMRPSVLNLTDVVGDLRMLVDRLLSGTNVKLDVQYGRDLWPVKTDLSQFEQVLINLCVNARDAMPEGGTLTLRTRNLTAAEVAAFNYSYMPAEDMVLVEVADNGTGIAPEIMDKIFEPFFTTKDVGKGTGLGLAMVYGIVKQSGGYIQPESEVGKGTTFRVFLPRHIPEPAVAAEAGSIDGAVAGAEVVPLPVSPQQPEDLTGSAVILLVEDEEAVRRGGKRMLETRGYTVHEAGSGVEALAILEELDGKVDIVVSDVVMPEMDGPTLLRELRKTYPDMKFIFVSGYAEDAFARNLPPEAKFGFLPKPFSLKQLAVVVKETLDG, encoded by the coding sequence ATGACGAAATCGCGTCAGGCCGACGACTATAACGCACCGCTTGTGGATCGTGGGGGGCGTTCTGGCACGGTCTTGCGCATTCTTCTGCTGGCGCTCGTGCTGATCGCGGCTGCCGGCGCCTTCGTCTTCTTCAAAAAATCGCTCGACAACGAGGTCGTGCTTGGCGGTCTCGGCGTGCTCGCCATGGTCGGCATCTTCTTCCTGGTGTCTTCGGTCATCGGCTTCATCGAAGTGATGCCGCAGCGCCAATCCGACAGCCTGGCGCGCGCCTTCCTCAACAGCCATCCCGACGGTACGCTGATCACCGACGAAAAAGGCCGGATCATCTATGCCAATGCCGCCTATGGCGCGCTGACCGGCGCGCGCAAGGCGACCGAGGTGCAGACGCTGGAAACGCTGCTGTCGCGCCACCGCGAATCCAACGAGGCGCTCTACAGGCTGGTCAACGGGCTGCGCGAGGGCAAGGAAGGCCGGGAGGAATTTCGCCTGCTACGCGCCGTCGGGCCCGGCAGCAACAGCTCCGGCGCGCATTGGTACCGGCTGAAGGCGCGGCTGCTGCAGCCGGAGGAAAACGGCGGCAAGCCGCTGCAGATCTGGCAGATCACCGATATCACGACTGAGCGCGACGACCAGGAGCGCTTCTTCAAGGAATTGCAGAACGCGATCGACTATCTCGACCATGCGCCGGCCGGCTTCTTTTCCGCCGGCAGGAAGGGCGAGATCTTCTACCTGAATGCGACGCTTGCCGAATGGCTGGGCCTCGACCTCACCAAGTTCGTGCCGGGCTCGATGACGATCGGCGATGTCGTGGCGGGCGAGGGACTGGCGCTGATCCAGTCGGTGCAGGCCGAACCGGGCCTGAAGAAGACCGTGACGCTCGATCTCGACTTGCGCAAGAGCAACGGCCAGAGCCTACCGGTGCAGATCATCCATAGCGTCACCTCGATGCGCGACGGCGCACCCGGCGAAAGCCGGACGATCGTGCTGGCGCGTGAAAAGAGCGATGCCGGCGGCCAGTCCGCTTCGGCCGCCGCCATGCGCTTCACACGCTTCTTCAACAATACGCCGATGGCGATCGCCTCGGTCGACGGCAACGGGCGCATCCTGCGGACCAACGCGCCGTTCCTGAAGATGTTCTCCGGCGTCGTCTCGCGCGACGACCTCGAAAAGGCGCCGCATCTTGAAACCATCGTGCAGGAAAGCGACCGGCCACAGCTGGCCGCGGCGCTGGCGGCGGCCAAGGACCGGCAGGGCGACATCGCGCCGCTCGACACCCGCACACCGACCGACGAGGCGCGCTATTTCCGCTTCTATGTCAATGCCGTCATCGACCAGAGCGACGAGGCGCCAGAGGAGGCGGCGATCGTCTATGCCGTCGAGGTGACCGAGCAGAAGGCGCTGGAAGCGCAGATGGCGCAGACGCAGAAGATGAATGCCGTGGGAACGCTCGCCGGCGGCATCGCGCATGATTTCAACAATGTGCTGACGGCGATCCTGCTTTCCTCCGACCACCTGCTTCTGCAGGCGCGGCCCTCGGATGCGAGCTTTGCCGACCTGATAGAGATCAAGCGCAACGCCAACCGCGCCGCGGTGCTGGTGCGCCAGCTGCTCGCCTTCTCGCGCAAGCAGACGATGCGGCCCTCGGTGCTGAACCTTACCGATGTCGTCGGCGACCTGCGCATGCTGGTCGATCGGCTGCTTTCCGGCACCAATGTCAAGCTCGACGTGCAATATGGCCGCGACCTCTGGCCTGTCAAAACAGACCTTTCGCAGTTCGAGCAGGTGCTGATCAATCTCTGCGTCAATGCGCGCGACGCGATGCCCGAGGGTGGCACGCTGACACTGCGCACCCGCAATCTGACCGCCGCCGAGGTCGCGGCCTTCAATTACTCCTACATGCCAGCCGAGGACATGGTGCTGGTCGAAGTCGCCGATAACGGCACCGGCATCGCACCGGAGATCATGGACAAGATCTTCGAGCCGTTCTTCACTACCAAGGATGTCGGCAAGGGCACCGGCCTCGGGCTCGCCATGGTCTACGGCATCGTCAAACAGTCGGGCGGCTACATCCAGCCGGAATCCGAAGTCGGCAAAGGCACGACCTTCCGCGTCTTCCTGCCGCGCCACATTCCGGAGCCGGCGGTGGCCGCCGAAGCAGGTTCGATCGACGGCGCCGTCGCCGGGGCCGAAGTGGTGCCGCTGCCGGTATCGCCGCAGCAGCCGGAAGACCTTACGGGATCGGCCGTCATCCTTCTCGTCGAGGACGAGGAGGCGGTGCGCCGCGGCGGCAAGCGCATGCTGGAAACGCGCGGCTACACCGTGCACGAGGCGGGCTCGGGCGTCGAGGCGCTGGCCATCTTGGAAGAACTCGACGGCAAGGTCGACATCGTCGTCTCCGACGTCGTCATGCCCGAAATGGACGGGCCGACGCTGCTGCGCGAGCTGCGCAAGACCTATCCCGACATGAAATTCATCTTCGTCTCGGGTTACGCCGAAGATGCCTTTGCCCGCAACCTGCCGCCGGAAGCGAAATTTGGCTTCCTGCCGAAGCCGTTTTCGCTGAAACAGCTCGCTGTTGTGGTGAAGGAGACGTTGGACGGGTGA
- a CDS encoding flagellar biosynthetic protein FliO has protein sequence MTMLDDVVGAYGSRFLLAAGGVGLALLLLIIVLWVIRSRAPSPFVRGGRNRQPRLQVLDAAAVDARRRLVLVRRDEVEHLIMIGGQSDIVIESRILPAAAEQPESAIRPQPVEQRPISVDQRPASVARPETPPVSPPRPPVAARVEPAAEPTFSAPVSPEPRPRPEPSAQPPAQPAVAPPVVTSPLPAEPVTAPLSAERDNPLRAIPPQPRPLERPVAPPAAQPAPFHDTSSAAEILDAARQRVLPQQRIEPEVSAPPVKDMPATARAAPGSAEDDSAAQSAAASRLDFQRVLEQEMSNNLTAERIVPAPANQAPRPGAPQPGNLPRRDPEMAPITGADTDLQKEVARIFGEMSVNRDK, from the coding sequence GTGACCATGTTGGATGATGTTGTCGGAGCTTATGGCAGCCGTTTCCTGCTTGCCGCCGGTGGCGTTGGTCTGGCGCTTCTCCTGCTCATCATCGTGCTCTGGGTGATCCGCAGCCGGGCGCCCTCGCCCTTCGTGCGCGGCGGCCGCAATCGCCAGCCCCGCCTGCAGGTGCTGGATGCCGCAGCCGTCGATGCCCGTCGCCGGCTGGTGCTGGTGCGCCGCGACGAGGTCGAGCACCTGATCATGATCGGCGGCCAGAGCGATATCGTCATCGAAAGCCGCATCCTGCCCGCGGCGGCCGAGCAGCCGGAAAGCGCAATCCGCCCGCAGCCCGTCGAGCAGCGTCCGATATCCGTCGATCAGCGTCCGGCATCCGTCGCGCGGCCGGAAACACCGCCGGTCTCGCCACCGCGCCCGCCGGTCGCAGCCCGTGTCGAGCCGGCCGCCGAGCCCACTTTCTCCGCACCGGTTTCGCCGGAGCCGCGCCCACGCCCAGAACCGTCGGCCCAACCGCCAGCTCAGCCGGCCGTGGCACCGCCGGTGGTCACGAGCCCTCTTCCAGCAGAGCCCGTGACAGCTCCGCTGTCGGCCGAACGCGACAATCCTCTGCGTGCCATCCCGCCCCAGCCGCGTCCGCTGGAGCGTCCCGTCGCTCCCCCGGCCGCGCAGCCCGCACCGTTCCACGATACCTCAAGTGCCGCCGAGATCCTCGATGCCGCCCGCCAGCGCGTGCTGCCGCAGCAGCGCATCGAACCCGAAGTCTCCGCCCCGCCTGTCAAGGACATGCCGGCGACCGCACGCGCCGCACCAGGTAGCGCCGAAGACGATTCGGCTGCGCAGTCGGCAGCAGCGAGCCGTCTTGATTTCCAGCGGGTGCTGGAACAGGAAATGTCGAACAATCTGACGGCTGAACGCATCGTGCCGGCGCCGGCAAACCAGGCGCCCCGGCCCGGAGCGCCGCAACCCGGAAACCTGCCGCGCCGCGATCCGGAAATGGCCCCGATCACCGGCGCCGATACCGATCTGCAAAAGGAAGTCGCCCGCATCTTCGGCGAGATGAGCGTCAACCGCGACAAGTGA
- a CDS encoding DUF1062 domain-containing protein, whose translation MCNTLRVRWTILPKTAPQPWIVCSGCGGLRAFRCSDKIRLNANGRKLDAWLIYKCSTCEKTWNRPIFERRNVRDIDPAVLEALQSNDPDWIRAEAFNLEALRRKSQRVDEFAEFEIAKEMQQEIANWTRLEIELMVPFPSSTRLDRLLASELQVSRTRLQALHDGGMLRTDSNRADVLRRRIKNGTRVAVDLAAETGREQWWRSVATGSSP comes from the coding sequence ATGTGCAATACCCTTCGGGTCCGATGGACCATTCTGCCGAAAACAGCGCCCCAGCCCTGGATTGTGTGCAGCGGCTGCGGGGGCCTCAGAGCTTTCCGATGCAGCGACAAGATCCGGCTCAACGCCAATGGCCGCAAGCTCGATGCCTGGCTTATCTACAAATGCTCGACCTGCGAAAAGACGTGGAACCGTCCGATCTTCGAGCGCCGGAATGTTCGCGACATCGATCCCGCAGTCCTCGAGGCGTTGCAGTCCAACGATCCGGATTGGATCCGGGCAGAAGCGTTCAACCTCGAGGCTCTCAGGCGAAAGTCGCAGCGTGTCGACGAGTTTGCCGAATTTGAAATCGCAAAAGAGATGCAGCAGGAGATTGCCAATTGGACGAGACTGGAAATCGAACTGATGGTCCCGTTTCCATCCAGCACGCGCCTCGACCGCCTGCTGGCGTCCGAGTTGCAAGTTTCACGCACCCGGCTACAGGCTCTTCATGATGGTGGCATGCTGCGGACGGATTCGAATCGAGCCGACGTTTTGCGGCGACGGATCAAGAACGGCACCAGGGTTGCAGTCGACCTTGCCGCCGAGACCGGCCGGGAGCAATGGTGGCGGTCTGTGGCGACCGGGAGCTCGCCGTAA